A single window of Jaculus jaculus isolate mJacJac1 chromosome 14, mJacJac1.mat.Y.cur, whole genome shotgun sequence DNA harbors:
- the Cblc gene encoding E3 ubiquitin-protein ligase CBL-C isoform X2, whose product MAAVRGGWQGAEPRAIRRAVSLLERLEGQCQDPRLAFGHPSLSDLLPRIAHLLREVASARSAAGDAPEGPGGAWDFLVTYLANLEAKGRQVEALLPRRGRKDANQELFPEGYRLRRQLAKLALIFSHMHAELAALFPGGHYCGHLYQLTKAPAHTFWRQCCGVRCVLPWAEFESLLCTCHPVEPGPTAQALRSTMDLTCSGHVSVFEFDIFTRLFQPWPTLLRNWQLLAVNHPGYMAFLTYDEVQTRLQACRDKPGSYIFRPSCTHLGQWAIGCVNPNGSILQTIPPDKPLFEVLLKGQKDGIYLYPDGKNHSPDLSELFQAEPHQRIHVSEEQLQLYQAMNSTFELCKICAESDKDVRIEPCGHLLCSHCLDAWQQSDNQTCPFCRCEIKGREAVSISRRQGGAEEDPEVCDRQRDEAWELEVAPSAPPLPPRLDLSPRSPKSERLPKVKPLALPRLRAPLPLPKMRTVALFPWDVPSSPQSRDGATGGS is encoded by the exons ATGGCTGCAGTCCGGGGAGGCTGGCAGGGGGCAGAGCCACGAGCCATCCGCAGGGCGGTGAGCTTGCTGGAGCGTCTGGAAGGGCAATGCCaggaccccaggctggccttcggTCACCCGTCGCTGAGTGACCTGCTGCCCCGCATAGCGCACCTGCTTCGAGAAGTGGCGAGCGCCCGGAGCGCAGCCGGGGACGCCCCCGAAGGCCCGGGGGGCGCCTGGGACTTTCTGGTCACTTACCTCGCCAACCTGGAGGCCAAAGGACGGCAGGTGGAGGCCCTGCTTCCACGCCGGGGCCGAAAAGATGCCAATCAAGAACTTTTCCCGGAAGGGTACAGACTCAG GCGACAGCTGGCCAAGCTAGCCCTCATCTTCAGCCACATGCACGCGGAGCTGGCCGCGCTCTTTCCGGGGGGACACTACTGTGGACACTTGTACCAGCTCACCAAGGCCCCAGCtcacaccttctggaggcagtgctgCGGAGTGCG GTGCGTGCTGCCCTGGGCCGAGTTCGAATCCCTCCTGTGCACCTGCCACCCTGTGGAACCAGGCCCCACGGCTCAGGCCTTGCGCTCCACCATGGACCTCACCTGTAGTGGCCACGTGTCTGTCTTCGAGTTTGACATCTTCACGAGGCTCTTCCAG CCATGGCCCACACTGCTCAGAAACTGGCAGCTCCTGGCCGTCAACCATCCGGGCTACATGGCCTTCCTCACGTATGATGAGGTCCAAACCCGCCTGCAGGCCTGCAGGGACAAGCCGGGCAG CTACATCTTCAGACCCAGCTGCACTCACCTTGGGCAGTGGGCCATCGGATGCGTGAACCCCAATGGTAGTATCCTGCAGACCATTCCTCCTGATAAGCCCCTGTTCGAGGTGCTCCTGAAAGGACAAAAAGACGGCAT CTACCTCTACCCGGATGGCAAGAACCACAGCCCAGACCTGAGCGAGCTGTTCCAGGCAGAACCCCACCAGCGCATCCACGTGTCTGAG GAACAATTACAGCTCTACCAGGCCATGAACTCCACCTTTGAGCTCTGCAAGATCTGTGCTGAGAGTGACAAGGACGTGAGGATCGAGCCCTGTGGTCACCTTCTGTGTAGCCACTGCCTGGATGCCTGGCAG CAATCAGACAACCAAACATGCCCCTTCTGCCGCTGTGAGATCAAGGGACGTGAGGCCGTGAGCATCTCCCGAAGGCAAGGGGGAGCGGAGGAGGACCCAGAGGTCTGCGACCGCCAGAGGGACGAGGCCTGGGAGCTGGAG gtgGCCCCTTCTGCCCCCCCACTACCTCCGCGGCTAGATCTGTCCCCCAGAAGTCCCAAAAGCGAACGCCTGCCGAAGGTG